In Candidatus Manganitrophus morganii, the genomic window GAATTAAGAAAGCTCAAGAGAAGGAGATCTCCTTCTCTTTGAAGGGGGGAGAGACTGCGCGGGTTTCTCTCTGGATTATCAACACCCCATCCTGGTTCGGGCCGGGGAGGCTGATCAAGATGGGCAGCAGGAGGGTTTGAGGTCAGATGGCGGTGAAAGGGAAAGTCAAGTGGTTCAACGAAAAGAAGGGGTATGGTTTTATTGAAAGGGAAGATGGGGGAGATGTGTTTGTCCATTTTTCAGCGATCAAGGGGGAGGGGTTCAAGACATTGGCTGAAGGACAAACGGTCGAGTTTGAGATTATCCAGGGTGAGAAGGGTCCGCAGGCTGCCAACGTGATAAAGGAATAGAATGGAGCGGTTTCAACCCCGACAAGAAAGGTCTTGTCGGGGTTTTTTTTTGGGGGCAGATAGTAACGGTGAATGTTCTATGATATAATCAAAACATTTTGAGAAGTACTCTCTTAGGTTAAGGGAATTGCAATGCTAGATATTCTATTAAAGAAGGTCATCGGGAGCAGAAATGACCGGGAGCTCAAGCGGCTTTGGCCCGTCGTAGCCAAAGTGAATGAGCTTGAGGAGTCGATTTCCCCGCTCTCGGACGATGGGCTCCGTGAGAAAACAGCCGCCTTCCGTCAACAACTTGCGGAGGGGACGCCGACCAACGAAGAATTATCCAAACGACTCGAAGCCATTCTGCCGGAAGCCTTTGCCGTGGTTCGTGAGGGATCGAAACGCGTCCTCGGGATGCGCCATTTTGACGTACAGATTGTAGGAGGGATGGCCCTGCACGAGGGGAAGATCGCCGAGATGAAGACGGGGGAGGGGAAGACGTTGGTCGCGACGCTTCCCGTTTATCTTAATGCGCTGACGGGACGCGGCGTTCATGTGATTACGGTGAACGACTATCTGGCGAGAAGAGACTCGCAATGGATGGGCGAGCTTTATCGATTCCTCGGACTGACGGTGGGAACCATCCAGCACGATTCGACCGACCGCGAACGCCAGATCGCCTATGGATCGGACGTAACTTATGGGACCAACAACGAGTTCGGATTTGATTACCTCAGAGACAATATGAAATTTGACCCGCAGAGTTTCGTCCAGCGGGAATTGAATTATGCCATTGTCGATGAGGTCGACAGCATCTTAATCGACGAGGCGCGAACCCCGCTGATCATCTCGGGTCCGTCTGAAGATTCAACCGACCTCTACTATCGGGTCAATCAGGTCATCCCCTCTTTGAAACAGGATAAAGATTATACGATTGAAGAGAAGTCGAAGACGGCGACCCTGACCGAGGAGGGCAATGCCAAGGTCGAAAAACTGCTCGGTGTCGACAACCTCTACGACATCACAAACATGTCTTTGGTGCACCATGTGCTCCAGGCGCTGAAGGCGCATACCCTTTTTAAGGCGGATGTCGATTATGTGGTCAAGGACGGCGAGGTCCTCATTGTCGATGAGTTTACCGGTCGCTTGATGCCGGGCCGTCGTTGGAGCGACGGCCTGCACCAGGCGGTGGAGGCGAAAGAGGGGGTGAAGATCGCCAATGAGAATCAAACCCTCGCTTCCATTACTTTCCAGAATTATTTTCGCATTTACAAGAAATTGGCCGGGATGACGGGGACGGCCGATACGGAAGCGGCCGAGTTCTCGAAAATTTATAATTTGGAGGTCTTGATCATTCCGCCGAATCGACAAATGATCC contains:
- a CDS encoding cold shock domain-containing protein; protein product: MAVKGKVKWFNEKKGYGFIEREDGGDVFVHFSAIKGEGFKTLAEGQTVEFEIIQGEKGPQAANVIKE